A single Vigna radiata var. radiata cultivar VC1973A chromosome 8, Vradiata_ver6, whole genome shotgun sequence DNA region contains:
- the LOC106770127 gene encoding F-box protein At2g32560-like produces MEMNSEEDPPPISLLDLPESTLDFILKCLSPKDLLTMSKVCVLLKRKCQSDRFWENHIKEKWGRVISDAVYKEWKWHIEIAKDGLLMKNNQTGSMGSFIGDWPNVCLCSYLQDCKFLTAQKSNNSMMSLYFSLQTGTFWFPAQVYKV; encoded by the coding sequence ATGGAGATGAATAGTGAAGAAGATCCTCCTCCCATCTCCCTCTTGGATTTGCCTGAATCCACCTTGGATTTCATTCTCAAATGCCTATCTCCAAAAGATCTTTTGACAATGTCAAAGGTATGTGTTTTGTTGAAGAGAAAATGCCAAAGTGATAGATTTTGGGAAAATCACATAAAAGAGAAATGGGGAAGAGTGATTTCTGATGCTGTTTACAAGGAATGGAAATGGCACATAGAAATTGCCAAAGATGGACTTTTGATGAAGAATAATCAAACTGGTTCAATGGGTTCTTTTATTGGTGATTGGCCTAACGTATGTCTTTGTTCATACTTACAAGATTGCAAGTTCCTCACTGCTCAAAAATCAAACAACTCCATGATGTCTTtgtatttttctcttcaaactGGTACCTTTTGGTTTCCTGCTCAGGTCTACAAGGTATAA